A stretch of Sinimarinibacterium sp. NLF-5-8 DNA encodes these proteins:
- a CDS encoding thioesterase family protein: MSSTSVLPATDPAAYPFWTTERVRYDDLDVIGHVNNKSTLTYFESGRVDFLLKTGLWVQGESRQNVVARIEVDYLHELHFPADLRIGLRILRIGNKSYTIGSAIFHNDVCINTTEVVMVRLDQITRQALVLNDHERAILQRYL, from the coding sequence GTGAGTTCAACCTCCGTATTACCGGCCACCGATCCGGCGGCGTACCCGTTCTGGACCACAGAACGGGTGCGCTATGACGATCTGGACGTCATCGGCCACGTCAACAACAAGTCCACGCTGACTTATTTTGAGTCGGGGCGTGTGGATTTTTTGCTCAAGACCGGCCTGTGGGTGCAGGGCGAATCACGCCAGAACGTGGTCGCGCGCATCGAGGTGGACTATTTGCACGAGCTGCATTTTCCGGCGGATTTGCGCATTGGCCTGCGCATCCTGCGCATTGGCAACAAGTCCTACACCATCGGCTCGGCGATTTTTCATAACGATGTGTGCATCAACACCACCGAGGTGGTGATGGTGCGGCTGGATCAAATCACGCGCCAGGCGCTGGTTTTAAACGATCACGAGCGCGCGATTTTGCAGCGCTATTTGTAA